The Colias croceus chromosome 23, ilColCroc2.1 genome window below encodes:
- the LOC123702535 gene encoding homeobox protein Hox-A4 — MDTRQVYPNLTDLLYQQNLERLEGDKFDSDRFDHERYENDRSTSVSLEEEDSSSAFGVDLSGKNTNLAGKSFTIAAILGLTKSEEDVMNLSVQERLQQNQKHLQNYLYSGHEVPRINDGFCRLGVPTALRQDTPRSELRPQVAQMKAARSHSISCSNGSGRSKRIRTIFTPEQLERLEAEFERQQYMVGPERLYLAHALQLTEAQVKVWFQNRRIKWRKHHLEVTQQRLAVLQRHRPEEREEDI, encoded by the exons ATGGATACGAGACAGGTGTACCCGAATCTGACGGATCTGCTGTACCAACAGAACTTGGAGCGTTTGGAGGGCGACAAATTCGACAGCGACAGATTCGACCATGAGAGATATGAAAACGATCGGTCCACGTCAGTTTCCCTGGAGGAGGAAGACAGTTCGTCGGCTTTCGGGGTTGATTTAAGCGGGAAGAATACGAATTTGGCCGGGAAGTCGTTTACAATTGCTGCTATATTGGGTTTGACGAAGTCTGAGGAGGATGTAATGAACCTGAGCGTGCAGGAGCGCTTGCAACAGAATCAGAAACATTTGCAGAACTATTTGTATTCGGGACATGAAGTGCCCAGGATCAATGATGGTTTCTGCAGACTTGGCGTGCCGACGGCGCTGCGGCAAG ATACCCCGAGGTCCGAGCTAAGGCCTCAAGTGGCGCAGATGAAAGCTGCGAGGTCACATTCAATATCCTGTTCAAATGG TTCTGGCAGAAGTAAGAGAATAAGGACAATCTTCACACCAGAGCAGCTAGAGCGTCTGGAGGCAGAGTTTGAGAGACAACAGTACATGGTCGGACCAGAGAGACTGTATCTAGCTCATGCTTTGCAGCTTACTGAAGCTCAG GTGAAAGTATGGTTTCAAAATCGTCGCATAAAGTGGCGAAAACATCACCTAGAAGTGACACAACAAAGGCTAGCAGTTCTCCAGAGGCACAGGCCCGAGGAACGAGAGGAGGATATTTAA